One Halobacterium zhouii genomic region harbors:
- a CDS encoding UPF0179 family protein has product MSITLLGSRLAEPGTEFVYQGESAACEGCPYRKQCLNLSEGVRYEVTDVREDGQTLDCAVHDDGVVAVDVEPATIEANVPSKGAYAGSKGKLSGSCPHTECPSHEYCEPAGAEFDEEYQISEILGDPPHDYCALDRELTLVEFAPSED; this is encoded by the coding sequence ATGTCGATCACGCTACTCGGCTCCCGGCTCGCGGAACCCGGGACCGAGTTCGTCTACCAGGGAGAGTCTGCGGCCTGCGAGGGGTGTCCCTACCGAAAGCAGTGCCTCAATCTCTCGGAGGGCGTTCGCTACGAGGTGACTGACGTGCGTGAGGACGGCCAGACCCTGGACTGTGCGGTCCACGACGACGGCGTCGTCGCGGTGGACGTCGAACCGGCGACCATCGAGGCGAACGTCCCGTCGAAGGGCGCGTACGCCGGCAGCAAGGGGAAGCTATCGGGGTCGTGCCCGCACACCGAGTGTCCGAGCCACGAGTACTGTGAGCCCGCGGGCGCCGAGTTCGACGAGGAGTACCAGATCTCGGAGATTCTCGGGGACCCGCCCCACGACTACTGCGCGCTCGACCGCGAGTTGACGCTCGTAGAGTTCGCGCCCTCCGAGGACTGA
- a CDS encoding DUF7522 family protein: protein MNDQNVSDLVEHLHETVGDDLRSVIRYDFDAEGYDVVYARDDILDDYSEETVENIVRTYETDALSKTGQEKWYNHGEQQCIMRCFENGVEVNLLADGQGVAVGLDKAVFAAQKSFIGDCMELAGVTSE, encoded by the coding sequence ATGAACGACCAAAACGTGTCGGACCTCGTCGAGCACCTCCACGAGACAGTCGGCGACGACCTCCGGAGCGTGATACGCTACGACTTCGATGCCGAGGGCTACGACGTCGTCTACGCCCGCGACGACATCCTCGACGACTATTCCGAGGAAACAGTCGAGAACATCGTGCGGACGTACGAGACGGACGCGCTGTCGAAGACCGGCCAGGAGAAGTGGTACAACCACGGCGAGCAGCAGTGCATCATGCGGTGTTTCGAGAACGGCGTCGAGGTGAACCTCCTCGCGGACGGCCAGGGCGTCGCGGTCGGCCTCGACAAAGCCGTGTTCGCCGCACAGAAGTCCTTCATCGGGGACTGCATGGAACTCGCCGGCGTCACCAGCGAGTGA
- a CDS encoding ring-cleaving dioxygenase: MAPTSSDAPATEGVHHVTAVAGDPAENVRFYREELGLRLVKRTVNFDDPSTYHLYYGDETGTPGTILTFFPFGGGRSGTPGRGQATATAFVVPEGSLEYWTQRFEERDIPHEGPTDRFGARVLAFADPDGQPLELVEGESDVEPWDGSDVPAEHAVRGFHGVTLHPTDPEATGTVLEALGFESAATESEASGERVRYVAGDRASVVDVLTGDGPRGRPGPGTIHHVAFRAPDDDAQAALASAASETGVRTTPQKDRQYFRSIYFREPGGVLFEVATDEPGFAIDEDVADLGASLKLPPWLEDDREQLEAALPPLDGGTNSAVDADAEVNR; the protein is encoded by the coding sequence ATGGCACCAACATCTTCGGACGCACCGGCGACCGAGGGCGTCCATCACGTCACCGCCGTCGCGGGCGACCCCGCGGAGAACGTTCGGTTCTACCGCGAGGAACTCGGCCTGCGCCTGGTGAAGCGGACCGTGAACTTCGACGACCCGTCGACGTACCACCTCTACTACGGCGACGAGACGGGGACACCGGGAACCATCCTGACGTTCTTCCCGTTCGGCGGCGGGCGCTCGGGGACGCCCGGACGCGGCCAGGCGACGGCCACCGCGTTCGTCGTGCCCGAGGGGAGCCTCGAGTACTGGACCCAGCGATTCGAGGAGCGCGACATTCCTCACGAAGGTCCGACCGACCGCTTCGGGGCGCGCGTGCTGGCGTTCGCGGACCCCGACGGACAACCGCTCGAACTCGTCGAGGGCGAGAGTGACGTCGAACCCTGGGACGGGAGCGACGTCCCCGCCGAGCACGCGGTCCGCGGGTTCCACGGCGTGACGCTTCACCCGACCGACCCCGAGGCGACGGGCACCGTCCTCGAGGCGCTGGGCTTCGAGTCGGCGGCAACTGAATCCGAGGCGTCGGGCGAGCGGGTTCGTTACGTCGCGGGCGACCGCGCGAGCGTCGTCGACGTGCTGACGGGCGACGGCCCCCGCGGGCGGCCCGGACCTGGTACGATTCACCACGTCGCGTTTCGCGCGCCGGACGACGACGCGCAGGCCGCACTCGCGAGCGCGGCGTCCGAGACGGGTGTCAGGACGACGCCCCAGAAAGACCGTCAGTACTTCCGGTCGATCTACTTCCGGGAGCCGGGTGGCGTGCTGTTCGAGGTTGCAACCGATGAACCCGGCTTCGCCATCGACGAGGACGTCGCCGACCTCGGGGCGAGCCTGAAACTGCCGCCGTGGCTGGAGGACGACCGCGAGCAACTCGAGGCCGCGCTGCCGCCGCTGGACGGTGGCACGAACAGCGCGGTCGACGCTGACGCGGAGGTGAACCGATGA
- a CDS encoding succinylglutamate desuccinylase/aspartoacylase domain-containing protein, translated as MRVEQLGDGEPDLAVVGAVHGDEPCGVRAIERLLEDDLNVLRPVKLVVVNERALEAGVRYTDADLNRAFTDEIPEDAHERDLAKRLGDEIRGCTVLSIHSTQSHADPFAIASGVGGFVSEIAPRLPVAALVDTQDFGEGRLFATDADIIEVEAGLQGTDTAAENAYRLARAFLTATGAIPGDAPARDLPVFRMGDPIAKPRGEEYEVFVENFERVEAGQTFAAVDGEELTAAESFWPVLLSPYGYVDQFGYRGTSEGRLSPQSSEGANSTSVNSRSSAQ; from the coding sequence ATGCGAGTCGAGCAGTTGGGCGATGGAGAACCGGACCTCGCGGTCGTCGGCGCCGTCCACGGCGACGAGCCGTGTGGCGTTCGCGCCATTGAACGGCTTCTCGAGGACGACCTGAACGTACTGCGTCCCGTGAAACTCGTGGTGGTGAACGAGCGCGCCCTCGAGGCCGGCGTTCGGTACACCGACGCCGACCTGAACCGGGCGTTCACCGACGAGATCCCCGAGGACGCCCACGAGCGCGACCTGGCGAAGCGTCTCGGCGACGAGATACGGGGCTGTACCGTGCTCTCCATTCACTCGACGCAGTCCCACGCCGACCCGTTCGCCATCGCGTCCGGCGTGGGCGGGTTCGTCTCCGAGATCGCCCCGCGGCTTCCGGTCGCGGCGCTCGTCGACACCCAGGACTTCGGGGAGGGTCGGCTGTTCGCCACGGACGCGGACATCATCGAAGTGGAGGCGGGTCTACAGGGGACGGACACCGCCGCAGAGAACGCGTACCGTCTCGCCCGCGCGTTCCTCACGGCGACCGGGGCGATTCCCGGTGACGCGCCAGCCCGCGACCTGCCGGTGTTCCGGATGGGCGACCCCATCGCGAAACCACGCGGCGAGGAGTACGAGGTGTTCGTGGAGAACTTCGAGCGCGTAGAGGCCGGCCAGACGTTCGCGGCGGTCGACGGCGAGGAACTGACCGCCGCGGAGTCGTTCTGGCCGGTGTTGCTCTCGCCGTACGGCTACGTCGACCAGTTCGGCTACCGCGGGACCTCGGAGGGGAGGCTGTCGCCTCAGTCCTCGGAGGGCGCGAACTCTACGAGCGTCAACTCGCGGTCGAGCGCGCAGTAG
- the msrB gene encoding peptide-methionine (R)-S-oxide reductase MsrB, with protein sequence MSETPDEKQIELTEEEWRERLTDEEYEVLREQGTERPHSGEHVDRDENGSYSCAACGAVLFDSETKFDAHCGWPSFWDIADEDAIELREDHSHGMERTEVVCANCGGHLGHVFDDGPEPTGKRFCINSVALDFEDEEA encoded by the coding sequence ATGAGCGAGACACCGGACGAGAAGCAGATCGAGCTGACGGAGGAGGAGTGGCGCGAGCGCCTCACTGACGAGGAGTACGAGGTGCTCAGAGAGCAGGGAACGGAACGGCCTCACTCCGGCGAGCACGTCGACCGCGACGAAAACGGGTCGTACTCGTGTGCGGCCTGCGGCGCGGTGCTGTTCGACTCGGAGACGAAGTTCGACGCGCACTGCGGGTGGCCGAGTTTCTGGGACATCGCCGACGAGGACGCCATCGAACTCCGCGAAGACCACAGCCACGGGATGGAGCGCACGGAGGTCGTCTGCGCGAACTGCGGCGGCCACCTCGGGCACGTCTTCGACGACGGCCCGGAACCCACGGGCAAGCGCTTCTGCATCAACTCCGTCGCGCTCGACTTCGAGGACGAGGAGGCGTAG
- a CDS encoding methyl-accepting chemotaxis protein, which yields MFEFLASVAASVTGSSTGDRSDDEPTSGVAPDHSTDASESVTAETADAETADAGAAASGDDHDPEGWKDRATVDSVVESFMQGLGYPIFIVDDGGHFTYLNEEGRELFDREPGELYGDCLFDYDEADNSVMRNVLDTGEAVQNLEDTVVVDGEEIPVSRSVMPFFGADGDVVGALEINQDITERIELREREEQLEAYQSEVLGEIKDSLGALSDGDFTVEPEVREPDADFDAIRNVYREFDEMAGDLDYAVRNTRAALTDAREHADDLDSIAATLTDASEEARSAIGEIENSSENVSAVAQQQADRTEEAERNVSELSATVEEIAATAQEIDRLAEDANDLAGEGAEDAEEAIERMEHALAASERNMEVVQSLEEQMDTINEMTEMIDEIADQTSLLALNANIEAARAGSDGSGFKVVADEVKDLAEESKETVAEISAIVEDLKDGIDSTAEAIRDSNEEVSAGAEAVEDVVEGIEEIEEAIQETNHGLSEITNATEDQAQSAETVHQLVEEVADASDDVSARMQQVASGVEEQRGSIGDVADRSEDVDDISEEMAATLTHFRLREDENANLDELDAN from the coding sequence ATGTTCGAGTTCCTAGCGAGTGTTGCGGCCAGCGTCACCGGGTCGAGCACTGGCGACCGCAGCGACGACGAACCGACGTCCGGTGTCGCACCGGACCACTCCACCGATGCGTCGGAATCGGTCACCGCCGAGACGGCCGACGCCGAGACGGCCGACGCCGGGGCGGCAGCGAGCGGTGACGACCACGACCCGGAGGGGTGGAAGGACCGTGCGACCGTGGACTCGGTCGTCGAGAGCTTCATGCAGGGGCTCGGCTACCCCATCTTCATCGTCGACGACGGCGGCCACTTCACGTACCTCAACGAGGAGGGCCGGGAGCTGTTCGACCGCGAGCCCGGCGAACTGTACGGGGACTGCCTCTTCGACTACGACGAGGCAGACAACTCCGTGATGCGGAACGTCCTGGACACGGGCGAGGCCGTCCAGAACCTCGAAGACACCGTCGTCGTGGACGGCGAGGAGATCCCCGTCAGTCGAAGCGTCATGCCCTTCTTCGGCGCCGACGGCGACGTGGTCGGCGCGCTCGAGATCAACCAGGACATCACCGAGCGCATCGAGTTGCGCGAGCGCGAGGAGCAACTCGAGGCCTACCAGAGCGAGGTGCTCGGCGAGATCAAGGACAGCCTCGGCGCGCTCAGCGACGGCGACTTCACGGTCGAACCCGAGGTCCGGGAACCCGACGCCGACTTCGACGCCATCCGGAACGTCTACCGGGAGTTCGACGAGATGGCGGGCGACCTCGACTACGCCGTGCGGAACACGCGCGCCGCGCTCACCGACGCCCGCGAGCACGCCGACGACCTCGATTCCATCGCGGCGACGTTGACCGACGCCAGCGAGGAGGCGCGCTCGGCCATCGGCGAGATCGAGAACTCGAGCGAGAACGTCTCGGCGGTCGCCCAGCAGCAGGCCGACCGCACCGAGGAGGCCGAGCGAAACGTCTCGGAGCTGTCGGCGACGGTCGAGGAGATCGCTGCGACCGCCCAGGAGATCGACCGCCTCGCGGAGGACGCAAACGACCTCGCGGGCGAGGGCGCCGAGGACGCCGAGGAGGCAATCGAGCGCATGGAACACGCGCTCGCGGCCTCCGAGCGCAACATGGAGGTCGTGCAGTCCCTGGAAGAGCAGATGGACACCATCAACGAGATGACGGAGATGATCGACGAGATCGCCGACCAGACCAGTCTGCTCGCGCTGAACGCGAACATCGAGGCGGCGCGCGCGGGCAGCGACGGCAGCGGGTTCAAGGTCGTCGCCGACGAGGTCAAGGACCTCGCCGAGGAGTCCAAGGAGACCGTCGCGGAGATATCGGCCATCGTCGAGGACCTCAAGGACGGCATCGACTCCACCGCCGAGGCCATCCGGGACAGCAACGAGGAGGTGTCGGCGGGCGCCGAGGCCGTCGAGGACGTCGTCGAGGGAATCGAGGAGATAGAGGAGGCCATCCAGGAGACGAACCACGGCCTCAGCGAGATCACGAACGCCACCGAGGACCAGGCACAGAGCGCCGAGACCGTCCACCAGCTCGTCGAGGAGGTGGCGGACGCGAGCGACGACGTGAGCGCGCGCATGCAGCAGGTCGCCTCCGGCGTCGAAGAGCAACGCGGGTCCATCGGGGACGTCGCCGACCGCTCGGAGGACGTCGACGACATCTCCGAGGAGATGGCCGCGACGCTCACGCACTTCCGTCTGCGAGAGGACGAGAACGCGAACCTCGACGAACTGGACGCCAACTGA
- a CDS encoding Lrp/AsnC family transcriptional regulator: MELDDTDREILRALQADGRTPFSEIARRIDMSSATVHDRVNRMEEAGVIRGYHADVDPDAVGLDTSAIVGLRVEQGRENETLERLADIEGVQELTLTTGEWDIVMRVHAEDTDGLRELMFDTVAQMDGFARSQTMVVLDTEYESKELPL; this comes from the coding sequence ATGGAACTGGATGACACGGACCGCGAGATTCTGCGGGCACTCCAGGCCGACGGTCGAACGCCGTTCAGCGAGATCGCGCGACGCATCGACATGTCGAGTGCGACCGTCCACGACCGCGTGAATCGCATGGAGGAGGCCGGCGTCATCCGCGGCTACCACGCCGACGTCGACCCCGACGCCGTCGGCCTCGACACGTCGGCCATCGTCGGCCTGCGCGTCGAACAGGGCCGCGAGAACGAGACACTCGAGCGGCTCGCCGACATCGAGGGCGTCCAGGAACTCACGCTCACGACCGGCGAGTGGGACATCGTGATGCGCGTCCACGCCGAGGACACCGACGGCCTCCGCGAACTCATGTTCGACACCGTCGCCCAGATGGACGGGTTCGCGCGCTCTCAGACGATGGTCGTTCTCGACACGGAGTACGAATCGAAGGAACTCCCGCTGTAG
- a CDS encoding DEAD/DEAH box helicase, which produces MTDISKQAFLDALEAAGRPLATASQVARELDCAQAEATEALEELAADGDIERVDVETDPVVWYPRDWLELTDRERVVPFPDRREVVVDQPAQFTRAQLSRFAHLADTTRTGSYRYVIREEDVWAAPFDSLSALIAGMRRVLPRECPGLEDWVEEQWTRATRFRLTTHEDGYTVLEAKSENLMGNVARPKLDDDVLRAPMSDTESWVNEDELATLKRTLYEAGYPVQDDRDLESGDPIDVSLDLELREYQQDWIDRFVDANSGVLVGPPGSGKTVAAMGVLEAVGGETLILVPSRELAAQWREELLANTSLTRDQVGEYHGGEKNVRAVTIATYQTVGMDRHRHVFDDREWGLVVYDEAQHVPSEVFRRSTSLQSKHRLGLTATPVREDDKEEDIYTLIGPPIGTDWDALFEAGFVAEPEVEIRYVPWTDDDARYEYASASGHTRRRLAAENPAKDEEARHLLRQHDDKQALVFVDYLEQGRRLADALDAPFVSGETRHREREAYFDQFRTGALDTLVVSRIGDEGIDLPDAELAVVASGLGGSRRQGAQRAGRTMRPSGDSLLFVLATRGTEEEDDARSRMRHLASKGVRVTESGSERV; this is translated from the coding sequence GTGACCGACATCTCGAAGCAGGCGTTCCTCGACGCGCTGGAGGCCGCGGGCCGCCCGCTGGCGACCGCTTCACAGGTCGCGAGGGAACTCGACTGCGCGCAGGCCGAGGCGACCGAGGCGCTCGAGGAACTCGCCGCGGACGGCGACATCGAGCGCGTGGACGTGGAGACCGACCCCGTCGTCTGGTATCCGCGGGACTGGCTCGAACTCACGGACCGGGAGCGCGTCGTGCCGTTTCCGGACCGCCGGGAGGTCGTTGTCGACCAACCGGCGCAGTTCACGCGCGCCCAACTGTCTCGGTTCGCGCACCTCGCTGACACCACGCGGACGGGGAGCTACCGGTACGTCATCCGAGAGGAGGACGTGTGGGCGGCGCCGTTCGACTCGCTGTCCGCGCTGATTGCGGGCATGCGACGCGTCCTCCCGCGGGAGTGTCCCGGCCTCGAGGACTGGGTCGAGGAGCAGTGGACGCGCGCCACGCGGTTCCGGCTCACCACGCACGAGGACGGATACACCGTCCTGGAGGCCAAGAGCGAGAACCTGATGGGGAACGTCGCGCGCCCGAAACTCGACGACGACGTGCTGCGAGCGCCGATGTCCGACACCGAGAGCTGGGTGAACGAGGACGAACTCGCGACGCTCAAACGCACGCTGTACGAGGCCGGCTACCCCGTGCAGGACGACCGCGACCTCGAGAGCGGCGATCCGATCGACGTGAGCCTCGACCTCGAGTTGCGCGAGTACCAGCAGGACTGGATCGACCGGTTCGTGGACGCGAACTCGGGCGTGCTCGTCGGGCCACCGGGGTCGGGGAAGACCGTTGCCGCGATGGGCGTCCTGGAGGCCGTCGGCGGCGAGACACTGATTCTGGTGCCGAGCCGTGAACTCGCCGCGCAGTGGCGCGAGGAACTGCTCGCGAACACGTCGCTGACACGGGACCAGGTGGGCGAGTACCACGGCGGCGAGAAGAACGTGCGCGCGGTCACAATCGCCACCTACCAGACCGTCGGGATGGACCGCCACCGCCACGTCTTCGACGACCGCGAGTGGGGGCTCGTCGTCTACGACGAGGCCCAGCACGTGCCCAGCGAGGTGTTCCGGCGGTCGACGAGCCTCCAGAGCAAGCACCGCCTCGGCCTCACCGCGACGCCCGTGCGGGAGGACGACAAGGAGGAGGATATCTACACGCTCATCGGGCCACCCATCGGGACCGACTGGGACGCGCTGTTCGAGGCCGGATTCGTCGCGGAACCCGAGGTCGAGATCCGGTACGTGCCGTGGACTGACGACGACGCGCGTTACGAGTACGCCAGCGCGAGCGGGCACACTCGGCGCCGCCTCGCCGCCGAGAACCCCGCGAAAGACGAGGAGGCCCGCCACCTGCTCCGGCAGCACGACGACAAGCAGGCGCTCGTGTTCGTGGACTACCTCGAACAGGGCCGCCGCCTCGCCGACGCCCTCGACGCGCCGTTCGTGAGCGGGGAGACCCGCCACCGGGAGCGCGAGGCCTACTTCGACCAGTTCCGGACGGGCGCGCTGGACACGCTCGTGGTCTCCCGCATCGGCGACGAGGGCATCGACCTGCCGGACGCCGAACTCGCTGTCGTGGCGTCCGGCCTCGGCGGTAGTCGCCGGCAAGGCGCCCAGCGCGCGGGTCGAACGATGCGGCCCAGCGGCGACTCCCTGCTGTTCGTGCTGGCGACCCGGGGGACCGAGGAGGAGGACGACGCGCGGAGTCGCATGCGCCACCTCGCGTCGAAGGGCGTGCGCGTCACCGAGTCGGGGAGCGAGCGTGTCTGA
- a CDS encoding alpha/beta hydrolase, protein MSAPGGDASDPHDGQPVEHAGVPLEDAERAVVLVHGRGARAQGMLQFAEDLPSENTAFVAPQAARSTWYPKGFMEPMPDNEPWLSSALDFLGDTIADVTEHVSVERTALLGFSQGACLSSEYVARNAREYGGLVVFSGGLIGPEGTPRDYDGSLDGTPAFLGCGDRDQHIPVERVHETTEALEALDADVTERIYEGMSHGVNEDELEHASDLFEDL, encoded by the coding sequence ATGAGCGCTCCCGGCGGTGACGCGAGCGACCCGCACGACGGCCAACCGGTCGAGCACGCCGGCGTGCCCCTCGAGGACGCGGAGCGCGCGGTCGTGCTCGTCCACGGTCGCGGCGCGCGAGCGCAAGGGATGCTCCAGTTCGCCGAGGACCTGCCGAGCGAGAACACCGCGTTCGTCGCGCCACAGGCCGCCCGCAGCACGTGGTATCCGAAGGGATTCATGGAGCCGATGCCGGACAACGAGCCGTGGCTGAGTTCCGCGCTCGACTTCCTCGGCGACACGATAGCGGACGTGACCGAACACGTCTCGGTCGAGCGCACGGCGCTGCTCGGATTCTCCCAGGGCGCCTGTCTCTCCAGCGAGTACGTCGCGCGGAACGCCCGCGAGTACGGTGGCCTCGTGGTGTTCTCCGGCGGCCTCATCGGCCCCGAGGGGACGCCCCGGGATTACGATGGGAGCCTCGACGGCACGCCCGCGTTCCTGGGGTGTGGCGACCGCGACCAGCACATCCCGGTCGAGCGCGTTCACGAGACCACGGAGGCCCTGGAGGCCCTGGACGCGGACGTCACCGAGCGCATCTACGAGGGGATGAGCCACGGCGTCAACGAGGACGAACTCGAGCACGCGAGTGACCTCTTCGAGGACCTGTAA
- a CDS encoding winged helix-turn-helix transcriptional regulator, whose protein sequence is MDEQYSEEACHVIDSLEQIGSQWRLIVLHDLQDGEKRFNELKRSTSASSRTLSRVLDDLQEMGFVDRRLEEDAPVATFYSLTAKGESLFPVFDAIEDWADEWLGEDADGADAVESLADS, encoded by the coding sequence ATGGACGAGCAATACAGCGAGGAGGCGTGCCACGTCATCGACTCGCTGGAACAGATCGGCTCCCAGTGGCGGCTCATCGTGCTCCACGACCTGCAGGACGGCGAGAAGCGCTTCAACGAACTCAAGCGCTCCACGTCCGCGAGTTCCCGCACGCTCTCCCGCGTCCTCGACGACCTCCAGGAGATGGGGTTCGTCGACCGCCGACTCGAGGAAGACGCCCCCGTCGCGACGTTCTACTCGCTCACCGCGAAGGGCGAATCCCTGTTCCCCGTCTTCGACGCCATCGAGGACTGGGCCGACGAGTGGCTAGGTGAGGACGCAGACGGCGCGGACGCCGTCGAATCGCTAGCAGACTCGTAG
- a CDS encoding DUF5820 family protein, producing the protein MSELETLPESWEVWNEDPGGSTILVYRPDVFDSHQYPAPCLPTIQVAQRPPTQRKRRATTEYDSWHVSLALEPEVRVKDEDATFDTHGAAVEAAIELAARFDDGDVDYRGAYQVPRDEYLERLDGLTGDA; encoded by the coding sequence ATGAGCGAACTCGAAACACTTCCCGAGAGCTGGGAGGTGTGGAACGAGGACCCGGGCGGAAGCACCATCCTCGTCTACCGCCCGGACGTCTTCGACAGCCACCAGTACCCGGCGCCGTGTCTGCCGACGATTCAGGTCGCGCAGCGTCCGCCGACCCAGCGCAAGCGCCGCGCGACCACCGAGTACGACTCGTGGCACGTCTCGCTCGCGCTCGAGCCGGAGGTTCGCGTGAAAGACGAGGACGCGACGTTCGATACGCACGGCGCCGCGGTGGAGGCGGCAATCGAACTCGCGGCGCGCTTCGACGACGGGGACGTGGACTACCGCGGGGCGTACCAGGTGCCCCGCGACGAGTACCTCGAGCGACTCGACGGACTGACCGGGGACGCGTGA
- a CDS encoding DUF309 domain-containing protein, with translation MDDHTRDDSVGPPADGNPTGWLPERARWEHGTLRKAVGHGVRLYNSGEFHESHDCFEAEWYNYGSGTTESAFLHGMVQVAAGAYKHFDFEDDSGMRSLFETALQYLEGAPADFYGVDLPAVRGTLRAALEDPTALHGWQIPLDGRRDEAGPVDEAYAEALP, from the coding sequence ATGGACGACCACACGCGCGACGACTCGGTCGGCCCGCCCGCGGACGGGAACCCGACGGGATGGCTCCCCGAGCGGGCGCGCTGGGAGCACGGCACGCTCCGTAAGGCAGTCGGGCACGGCGTCCGCCTGTACAACTCGGGCGAGTTCCACGAGAGCCACGACTGTTTCGAGGCGGAGTGGTACAACTACGGGTCGGGGACCACGGAGAGCGCGTTCCTCCACGGGATGGTCCAGGTCGCCGCTGGCGCGTACAAGCACTTCGACTTCGAGGACGATTCGGGGATGCGGAGCCTCTTCGAGACGGCACTCCAGTACCTCGAGGGGGCTCCCGCGGACTTCTACGGCGTCGACCTGCCGGCGGTCCGGGGGACGCTCCGCGCGGCCCTCGAGGACCCGACGGCGCTCCACGGCTGGCAGATACCCCTCGACGGCCGGCGCGACGAAGCGGGACCGGTGGACGAGGCGTACGCCGAGGCGCTCCCGTAG
- a CDS encoding inositol monophosphatase family protein, whose product MTTGDDRVDVAERAARAGGEVAHAAFRTGIDVETKDGKTDVVTQADREAQHRVIEVIRESHEEDAIVGEEDDELKAVPESGAAWVIDPIDGTNNFVRDTQIWATSVAAVRDGEAVAAANVLPALDDTYVAGKNGVTRNGESIAVSEKTDPETFAVAPTIWWGFDRRDEYANACRAVVERFGDMRRYGCAQAVLSMVASGQLEAAITNVHANPWDSVAGVFMVRQAGGVVTDVHGERWVPGCEGIVASNDEAHDVVLDAAQEIRPEA is encoded by the coding sequence ATGACTACGGGCGACGACCGCGTCGACGTCGCGGAGCGCGCAGCGCGGGCGGGCGGCGAAGTCGCACACGCGGCGTTTCGCACAGGCATCGACGTTGAGACCAAAGACGGGAAGACGGACGTGGTGACGCAGGCCGACCGCGAGGCCCAGCACCGGGTCATCGAGGTCATCCGGGAGTCCCACGAGGAGGACGCCATCGTGGGCGAGGAGGACGACGAACTGAAGGCGGTGCCGGAGTCGGGCGCGGCGTGGGTCATCGACCCCATCGACGGCACGAACAACTTCGTGCGGGACACCCAGATCTGGGCGACGTCGGTGGCCGCCGTCCGGGACGGCGAAGCGGTCGCAGCGGCGAACGTGCTGCCGGCGCTCGACGACACCTACGTCGCGGGCAAGAACGGCGTCACGCGGAACGGCGAGTCGATAGCCGTGAGCGAGAAGACCGATCCGGAGACGTTCGCCGTCGCGCCCACCATCTGGTGGGGGTTCGACCGGCGCGACGAGTACGCGAACGCGTGCCGCGCGGTCGTCGAGCGCTTCGGCGACATGCGGCGGTACGGCTGCGCGCAGGCGGTGTTGTCGATGGTCGCCAGCGGGCAACTCGAGGCTGCAATCACGAACGTGCACGCGAACCCGTGGGACAGCGTCGCCGGCGTGTTCATGGTGCGGCAGGCCGGCGGCGTCGTCACGGACGTCCACGGCGAGCGCTGGGTTCCGGGTTGTGAGGGCATCGTGGCGTCGAACGACGAGGCCCACGACGTCGTCCTGGACGCGGCACAGGAGATCCGCCCGGAAGCCTGA